In Halorientalis sp. LT38, a genomic segment contains:
- a CDS encoding enoyl-CoA hydratase/isomerase family protein yields MPPTVSRDPDDERVAHLRIDTGDLNLLSPAAIEELRDAATNVPADVSVLTVGPAADDGIGGLTAGLDLDAVLDSSVSEARSFLGALHDANAAIRDQDAVTVCRCGEYALGAGLELAMSCDFRVTTEDAALGLPEIDAGLVTGIQGGLLVRLVGLQAAKELIYTGEPVSGAEAAEMGLVNRAVPPTEYDATVDDLVETLAAKSPEIVRRQSEVFRALRSNGVEAGIRHSRESIAACFDTYDRREAMAAFLEDRDPVFEGR; encoded by the coding sequence ATGCCACCCACAGTGAGCCGCGACCCGGACGACGAGCGGGTCGCACACCTCCGTATCGACACCGGCGACCTGAACCTCCTCTCGCCCGCGGCGATCGAGGAGCTCCGCGACGCCGCGACGAACGTGCCGGCAGACGTCTCGGTGCTCACCGTCGGGCCGGCCGCCGACGACGGGATCGGCGGACTGACGGCCGGCCTGGATCTCGACGCGGTGCTCGATAGCTCGGTGTCCGAGGCGCGGTCCTTTCTCGGGGCGCTCCACGACGCGAACGCGGCGATCCGCGATCAGGACGCCGTCACGGTCTGTCGCTGCGGGGAGTACGCTCTCGGGGCGGGGCTGGAACTGGCGATGTCCTGTGACTTCCGGGTCACGACCGAGGACGCCGCGCTGGGGCTGCCCGAGATCGACGCGGGGCTGGTCACCGGCATCCAGGGCGGGCTGCTGGTCCGGCTCGTGGGACTCCAGGCCGCGAAGGAACTGATCTACACCGGTGAGCCGGTGTCGGGAGCCGAGGCCGCCGAGATGGGGTTGGTCAACCGGGCGGTCCCACCGACGGAGTACGACGCGACCGTGGACGACCTCGTCGAGACGCTCGCCGCGAAGAGTCCGGAAATCGTCCGCCGACAGTCCGAGGTCTTTCGCGCGCTCCGCTCGAACGGCGTCGAGGCCGGGATCCGACACAGCCGCGAGAGTATCGCGGCCTGTTTCGACACGTACGACCGGCGCGAGGCGATGGCGGCGTTCCTCGAAGACAGGGATCCGGTATTCGAGGGGCGCTGA
- the mptA gene encoding GTP cyclohydrolase MptA, producing the protein MSQQLPDVQATSPDVTVGLNRVGVTGVEKLVKLGREDDRPIVLMAEFEVFVDLPSWRKGADMSRNMEVIDETLEAAVADEVYRVEDVCGEVAERLIDKHDYTTKAEVRMEAEYVTREQTPESNRPTQSTADIIASATATEDGTTEEIGARVTGMTVCPCSQGMSTSRARETLAGLGVDDEVVDQFLEEVPQPGHSQRGHATLTVESEGAPEADLNDIIEVARDAMSARIYNLAKRPDEDHMTYESHKDAKFVEDCVRAMAEGVVEEFPDLPDEAIVTMKQSNDESIHQHNAHAERVAEYGTLKGEINGD; encoded by the coding sequence ATGAGTCAGCAACTGCCGGACGTTCAGGCGACGAGTCCCGACGTGACCGTCGGACTGAACCGCGTCGGCGTCACCGGCGTGGAGAAGCTCGTCAAGCTCGGCCGCGAGGACGACCGGCCGATCGTGCTGATGGCCGAGTTCGAGGTGTTCGTCGACCTCCCGTCCTGGCGGAAGGGAGCCGACATGTCCCGCAACATGGAGGTCATCGACGAGACGCTGGAGGCCGCCGTCGCCGACGAGGTCTACCGCGTCGAGGACGTCTGCGGCGAGGTCGCCGAGCGGCTGATCGACAAACACGACTACACGACCAAGGCCGAGGTCCGGATGGAGGCCGAGTACGTCACCCGCGAGCAGACCCCCGAGTCCAACCGCCCCACCCAGTCCACCGCGGACATCATCGCGTCCGCGACCGCGACCGAAGACGGCACCACCGAGGAGATCGGCGCCCGCGTCACCGGCATGACCGTCTGTCCCTGCTCGCAGGGGATGAGCACGTCCCGCGCCCGGGAGACCCTCGCCGGTCTCGGCGTCGACGACGAGGTCGTCGACCAGTTCCTCGAAGAAGTCCCCCAGCCGGGCCACTCCCAGCGCGGCCACGCCACGCTGACTGTCGAGAGCGAGGGCGCACCCGAGGCCGACCTGAACGACATCATCGAGGTGGCCCGCGACGCGATGAGCGCCCGGATCTACAACCTCGCGAAGCGCCCGGACGAGGACCACATGACCTACGAGTCCCACAAGGACGCCAAGTTCGTCGAGGACTGCGTCCGCGCGATGGCCGAGGGCGTGGTCGAGGAGTTCCCCGATCTCCCCGACGAGGCGATCGTGACGATGAAGCAGTCCAACGACGAGTCGATCCACCAGCACAACGCCCACGCCGAGCGCGTCGCGGAGTACGGGACGCTGAAGGGCGAAATCAACGGCGACTAA
- a CDS encoding nitric-oxide reductase large subunit: MQVTRKQLATALVVVFVFNLVVMGLGALYSAQQAPPIPQQVEGPDGETVTTQDQVQAGKTVFQSDGLMNHGSILGNGAYFGPDYTADALDLKVEHMRAYYAREEHGRSYENLSDGDRAAINATVQSELDASESGDVVRYSAAELYAHEQVREEYVERYYEGEPHRGVPADMIDSEERARQFADFAMWTAWVAHTDRPGGENSFTNEWPYAPGAGNQPPASAMTWSVIAMVLLVAGAGGAIWLYKSIDLPEPETEGVTVPDPRDVQILPSQIAASRFVAIGALLFLAQVLLGGLLAHFYIERDAFFGLGEIFGFEILQWLPFALAKTWHIDLGILWIATLWLGAGLFLPALLTGYEPDNQARYVNGLLVALVVVAVGGLAGIWLGAQGYIDGDLWWIIGNEGLEYLEVGRLWQIGLLVGFAIWAALVWRGFRPLLQREQPFGLAHMILYAGGSIALLFTAGMFYTPQTNIVVTEFWRWWVVHMWVEGAFEFFIVAIVGLVLVSMNLLEKRSAEKAVMLQALFVMGTGVIGVSHHYWWIGQPDIWVPIGSAFSTLELIPLVFILYEAIGQYHAMSTGGESFPYTLPFMFIIASGAWNFVGAGVLGFFINLPLINYFEHGTYHTVGHAHAAMFGAFGFLAIGMAVYMLQLTTRTGAWSERRLRWAFWCWNVGLALMVFVSVLPVGFLQLEAVFTAGYDAGRSLAFYEQPIVQALFWARLPGDTLIIVGTAIFGYDVVQKLRNQSVAETPTDDAGQPIADRVLSDD; the protein is encoded by the coding sequence ATGCAAGTCACGCGAAAGCAACTCGCGACGGCACTGGTCGTCGTGTTCGTGTTCAACCTCGTCGTCATGGGACTGGGCGCGCTCTACTCGGCCCAGCAGGCCCCGCCGATCCCGCAGCAGGTCGAGGGGCCCGACGGCGAGACGGTCACGACGCAGGACCAGGTCCAAGCGGGCAAGACCGTCTTCCAGTCGGACGGGCTGATGAACCACGGCTCGATCCTCGGAAACGGCGCGTACTTCGGCCCCGACTACACGGCCGACGCGCTGGATCTGAAGGTCGAGCACATGCGTGCCTACTACGCCCGGGAGGAACACGGCCGTTCCTACGAGAACCTCTCGGACGGCGACCGGGCGGCGATCAACGCCACGGTCCAGTCGGAACTCGACGCGAGCGAGTCCGGTGACGTGGTCCGGTACTCCGCCGCGGAGCTGTACGCCCACGAGCAGGTCCGCGAGGAGTACGTCGAGCGCTACTACGAGGGTGAACCCCACCGGGGCGTGCCGGCGGACATGATCGACTCCGAGGAGCGGGCCCGCCAGTTCGCCGACTTCGCGATGTGGACCGCCTGGGTCGCCCACACCGACCGCCCCGGCGGCGAGAACAGCTTCACCAACGAGTGGCCCTACGCCCCCGGCGCGGGCAACCAGCCGCCGGCGAGCGCGATGACCTGGAGCGTCATCGCCATGGTGTTGCTCGTCGCGGGGGCCGGCGGCGCCATCTGGCTCTACAAGTCCATCGACCTGCCCGAACCCGAGACCGAGGGCGTCACCGTCCCCGATCCGCGTGACGTGCAGATCCTGCCCAGCCAGATCGCCGCGAGCCGCTTCGTCGCCATCGGCGCCCTGCTCTTCCTGGCGCAGGTGCTTCTGGGTGGGCTGCTCGCGCACTTCTACATCGAGCGCGACGCCTTCTTCGGCCTCGGCGAGATCTTCGGCTTCGAGATCCTCCAGTGGCTCCCCTTCGCGCTGGCCAAGACCTGGCACATCGACCTGGGGATCCTCTGGATCGCGACCCTCTGGCTCGGCGCCGGCCTCTTCCTCCCGGCGCTGTTGACCGGCTACGAACCGGACAACCAGGCCCGCTACGTCAACGGCCTGCTGGTCGCGCTCGTGGTCGTCGCGGTCGGCGGCCTGGCGGGCATCTGGCTCGGCGCCCAGGGGTACATCGACGGCGACCTCTGGTGGATCATCGGCAACGAGGGCCTCGAGTACCTCGAGGTCGGCCGCCTCTGGCAGATCGGCCTGCTCGTCGGCTTCGCCATCTGGGCGGCGCTGGTCTGGCGCGGCTTCCGCCCGCTGCTGCAGCGCGAACAGCCCTTCGGCCTGGCGCACATGATCCTCTACGCCGGGGGCTCCATCGCCCTGCTGTTCACGGCGGGGATGTTCTACACGCCCCAGACCAACATCGTCGTCACGGAGTTCTGGCGCTGGTGGGTCGTCCACATGTGGGTCGAGGGCGCCTTCGAGTTCTTCATCGTCGCCATCGTCGGCCTCGTGCTCGTGAGCATGAACCTCCTGGAGAAACGGTCGGCGGAGAAGGCGGTCATGCTCCAGGCGCTGTTCGTGATGGGGACGGGCGTCATCGGCGTCTCCCACCACTACTGGTGGATCGGCCAGCCCGACATCTGGGTGCCCATCGGGAGCGCCTTCTCCACGCTCGAACTCATCCCGCTGGTGTTCATCCTCTACGAGGCGATCGGCCAGTACCACGCGATGTCCACCGGCGGCGAGAGCTTCCCGTACACCCTGCCGTTCATGTTCATCATCGCCAGCGGGGCGTGGAACTTCGTGGGCGCCGGGGTGCTCGGGTTCTTCATCAACCTCCCGCTGATCAACTACTTCGAGCACGGCACCTACCACACCGTGGGTCACGCCCACGCCGCCATGTTCGGGGCCTTCGGCTTCCTCGCCATCGGGATGGCCGTCTACATGCTCCAGCTGACGACCCGGACGGGCGCCTGGTCCGAGCGCCGCCTGCGCTGGGCGTTCTGGTGCTGGAACGTCGGCCTGGCGCTGATGGTGTTCGTCTCGGTGCTCCCTGTCGGCTTCCTCCAGCTCGAGGCCGTCTTCACGGCGGGCTACGACGCCGGCCGGAGCCTGGCCTTCTACGAGCAACCGATCGTCCAGGCGTTGTTCTGGGCGCGGTTACCGGGCGACACGCTGATCATCGTCGGGACGGCCATCTTCGGCTACGACGTGGTCCAGAAACTGCGCAACCAGTCGGTCGCCGAGACGCCGACCGACGACGCCGGGCAGCCGATCGCCGACCGCGTGCTGAGCGACGACTGA
- a CDS encoding histidine kinase N-terminal 7TM domain-containing protein — protein sequence MAWQYSPHAVLYIGIAVTMVAFGTWAYRYRSTVGARPLAGLFFGVAVWTASFAGVMAQTEPALQRPFYNAAYLGIAVIPVLFLYFAEDFTNTETPLTRYGPLPLLVIPALTQVFIWTNGWHGLMWSDVRVAGNGATLSVDYGLWFWVHSGYSYVLLFAAMALFVRMFVVSDDVYRGQVLTVMFGASVPWLANAAFLTGLTNFDATPPAFAVTVLMFMVAIFRHRMLEVVPVAREVARDELMDNLVEAVFVLDDDHRIIDCNERALRIVGAESQSPIGRPVEDALPDLEPVLSGAATDGGSSEGSELALRRDGKLRYFDVEVAELHRAGGLLTGHLVSLRDVTNRRQREQRLNVLNRALRHDLRNEANVVLGYAELGKQDNPDAEWVEAIETHISGLIDLSEKVRQLEQALDSEDVGSRRMDAVEVVETVVADIEADRPDVTIQTDLPAAAPVSAIEFFADAVQNALENAVEHNDNPEPLIEVAVSVWVEDDEVVIEVADNGPGIHEEERAVLLRGRETQLEHVSGLGLWIINWIVTESGGTVQFEENDPRGSVVTVRLPAADEVPEDGETGETGVEAADADSEATTDAGARDVHS from the coding sequence ATGGCATGGCAATACTCGCCGCACGCGGTCCTCTATATCGGTATCGCCGTGACCATGGTGGCCTTCGGGACGTGGGCGTATCGCTATCGGTCGACCGTCGGCGCGCGGCCGCTGGCCGGGCTCTTCTTCGGCGTCGCCGTCTGGACCGCTTCGTTCGCCGGCGTGATGGCGCAGACGGAGCCGGCGCTCCAGCGTCCGTTCTACAACGCCGCGTACCTCGGCATCGCGGTCATCCCGGTCCTGTTTCTGTACTTCGCCGAAGATTTCACAAACACCGAGACGCCGCTGACCCGGTACGGCCCCCTCCCGCTGCTCGTGATCCCGGCGCTGACGCAGGTGTTCATCTGGACGAACGGCTGGCACGGGTTGATGTGGAGCGATGTCCGCGTCGCGGGGAACGGGGCGACGCTGTCCGTCGACTACGGGCTCTGGTTCTGGGTTCACAGCGGTTACTCGTACGTCCTCCTGTTCGCGGCGATGGCCCTGTTCGTCCGGATGTTCGTCGTCTCGGACGACGTCTACCGCGGCCAGGTGCTGACGGTGATGTTTGGCGCCTCCGTCCCCTGGCTGGCCAACGCGGCGTTCCTGACCGGCCTCACGAACTTCGACGCGACGCCGCCGGCCTTCGCCGTCACCGTCCTCATGTTCATGGTCGCCATCTTCAGACACCGGATGCTGGAGGTGGTCCCCGTCGCCCGCGAGGTCGCCCGCGACGAGTTGATGGACAACCTCGTCGAGGCGGTGTTCGTCCTCGACGACGACCACCGGATCATCGACTGCAACGAGCGCGCGCTGCGGATCGTCGGGGCCGAGAGCCAGTCCCCGATCGGTCGACCGGTCGAGGACGCGCTCCCCGACCTGGAACCGGTGCTGTCCGGGGCCGCGACGGACGGTGGCAGCAGCGAGGGGTCGGAACTGGCGCTCCGCCGGGACGGCAAGCTCCGGTACTTCGACGTCGAGGTGGCCGAACTCCACCGCGCCGGCGGGCTGTTGACGGGCCACCTGGTCAGTCTGCGCGACGTGACGAACCGGAGACAGCGCGAACAGCGTTTGAACGTCCTCAACCGGGCGCTCCGCCACGACCTCCGGAACGAGGCAAACGTCGTGCTCGGCTACGCGGAACTGGGCAAGCAGGACAACCCGGACGCCGAGTGGGTCGAGGCCATCGAGACGCACATCTCGGGACTGATCGACCTCAGCGAGAAGGTCCGCCAGCTCGAACAGGCCCTCGACAGCGAGGACGTGGGCTCGCGCCGGATGGACGCGGTGGAGGTGGTCGAGACCGTCGTCGCGGACATCGAGGCCGACCGCCCGGACGTCACCATCCAGACCGACCTCCCGGCCGCGGCCCCGGTCTCGGCCATCGAGTTCTTCGCCGACGCCGTCCAGAACGCACTGGAGAACGCCGTCGAGCACAACGACAACCCCGAACCGCTGATCGAGGTCGCCGTCTCCGTCTGGGTCGAGGACGACGAGGTCGTCATCGAAGTCGCCGACAACGGCCCGGGTATCCACGAGGAGGAACGGGCCGTCCTGTTGCGCGGCCGCGAGACGCAACTCGAGCACGTCAGCGGACTCGGCCTCTGGATCATCAACTGGATCGTCACCGAGTCCGGCGGCACCGTCCAGTTCGAGGAGAACGACCCCCGCGGCTCCGTCGTGACGGTCAGGCTGCCGGCGGCCGACGAGGTCCCGGAGGACGGGGAGACCGGCGAAACCGGCGTCGAAGCGGCGGACGCGGACTCCGAAGCGACCACCGACGCGGGGGCCCGGGACGTCCACAGCTGA
- a CDS encoding HalX domain-containing protein, protein MGLGETTVLIVDDESAVTDVYAAHLQDEYDVRTAYSGAEALEKLDEDVDAVLLDRRMPGMSGDEVLKHIREEGFDCRVAMVTAVDPDFDILDMGFDEYVVKPVSRADLYDTVEQLLTYSTYDDTFQEYFSLVSKKAALESSKSRSALETNDEYQELTEQIEALEANLDDAVGDLEDDEFGALFRMPEPDLDSMDSPSQS, encoded by the coding sequence ATAGGTTTGGGAGAAACAACAGTCCTCATCGTCGACGACGAGTCCGCCGTCACGGACGTGTACGCGGCCCACCTCCAGGACGAGTACGACGTCCGAACGGCGTATAGCGGTGCGGAAGCACTCGAGAAGCTCGACGAAGACGTCGACGCGGTGTTGCTCGACCGGCGAATGCCGGGGATGTCGGGGGACGAGGTCCTCAAACACATCCGCGAAGAGGGGTTCGACTGCCGGGTCGCGATGGTGACGGCGGTCGACCCTGACTTCGACATCCTGGACATGGGCTTCGACGAGTACGTCGTCAAGCCGGTATCCAGAGCCGACCTCTACGACACGGTAGAACAGCTGCTGACGTACTCGACGTACGACGACACCTTCCAGGAGTACTTCTCGCTGGTCTCGAAGAAAGCGGCGCTCGAGTCCTCGAAGAGTCGCTCCGCGCTGGAGACGAACGACGAGTACCAGGAACTGACGGAGCAGATCGAAGCGCTCGAAGCGAACCTCGACGACGCGGTCGGCGACCTCGAAGACGACGAGTTCGGCGCGCTCTTCCGGATGCCGGAGCCGGATCTCGACTCGATGGACTCGCCGTCGCAGTCGTAG
- a CDS encoding response regulator: protein MSPGDLPTVLVVDDEPDVADAYAAQLRDEYHVETAYSGAEALEALGPDVDVVLLDRRMPGVSGDDVLEELREQGYDCRVAMVTAVDPGFDIIEMPFDDYVIKPVSQSDLFDTIDRLLVCAEYEETLQRYYALSSKYATLVANKGTTELEGSDEFRELKRQRARIRNHLEETVARFDDEAFAAVFRELDEDVHTVEEE from the coding sequence ATGAGTCCCGGTGACCTCCCCACCGTGCTGGTGGTGGACGACGAACCCGACGTGGCCGACGCGTACGCAGCGCAGTTGCGCGACGAGTACCACGTCGAAACCGCGTACAGCGGTGCGGAGGCACTGGAAGCGCTCGGTCCGGACGTCGACGTGGTGCTGCTCGACCGCCGGATGCCCGGCGTCTCCGGCGACGACGTGCTCGAGGAGCTCCGCGAACAGGGGTACGACTGCCGGGTCGCGATGGTGACCGCGGTCGATCCGGGCTTCGACATCATCGAAATGCCCTTCGACGACTACGTCATCAAACCCGTCTCGCAGTCGGACCTGTTCGACACCATCGACCGGTTGCTCGTCTGCGCCGAGTACGAGGAGACGCTCCAGCGCTACTACGCGCTCTCCTCGAAGTACGCGACGCTCGTGGCGAACAAGGGCACCACGGAACTGGAAGGCAGCGACGAGTTCAGGGAACTCAAACGCCAGCGAGCCCGGATCCGCAACCACCTCGAGGAGACCGTCGCGCGCTTCGACGACGAGGCGTTCGCTGCCGTCTTCCGCGAACTCGACGAGGACGTCCACACCGTCGAAGAAGAGTGA
- a CDS encoding Lrp/AsnC family transcriptional regulator, protein MSLRSGDWREDVDDVDAALVDGYQSGFPVTERPFEAVGADLGIDAADALARVRRLREAGVFRRFGPVLNPPVIGSSTLAAVAAPEDRFEAVAEIVNDHRQVNHNYRRDHEWNMWFVVTAGSKDKRDAIIADVEDRTGLDVLVLPMLTDYYIDLEFPVVNGDRFARETRQEGASPDERAVEPRARESIAETDASATRISEDAAAHLSALDRRLLLEIQDGFPLTETPYRDVAAAVDADVDAVIEAVDRLRENGCIKRIGCVVNHLTTGFDSNCMVVWDVPDDELDTWGEAVGSLPYVTLCYHRPRRPDQDWPYNLFTMIHGRETPAVDEKIDELAADYLPVDHERLYSTETLKQTGAQYDEIVGE, encoded by the coding sequence ATGAGTCTCCGGTCGGGCGACTGGCGCGAGGACGTCGACGACGTTGACGCGGCGCTCGTCGACGGGTACCAGAGCGGGTTCCCCGTGACGGAACGTCCCTTCGAGGCCGTGGGCGCTGACCTTGGGATCGACGCCGCCGACGCGCTGGCCCGGGTCCGCCGCCTCCGCGAGGCGGGCGTCTTCCGCCGGTTCGGGCCGGTCCTCAACCCGCCGGTGATCGGCTCCTCGACGCTCGCGGCAGTCGCCGCGCCCGAGGACCGCTTCGAGGCGGTCGCCGAGATCGTCAACGACCACCGGCAGGTCAACCACAACTACCGGCGCGACCACGAGTGGAACATGTGGTTCGTCGTGACCGCGGGGTCGAAGGACAAGCGCGACGCGATCATCGCGGACGTCGAGGACAGGACAGGACTCGACGTGCTCGTCCTGCCGATGCTGACCGACTACTACATCGACCTGGAGTTCCCCGTGGTGAACGGTGATCGATTCGCCCGGGAGACGCGCCAGGAAGGCGCGTCTCCGGACGAGCGAGCGGTGGAACCGCGAGCACGGGAGTCGATCGCCGAGACGGACGCCTCGGCGACCCGGATCAGCGAGGACGCCGCCGCCCACCTCTCGGCGCTGGACCGCCGACTCCTGCTCGAGATCCAGGACGGCTTCCCGCTGACCGAGACGCCGTATCGGGACGTCGCCGCGGCCGTCGACGCGGACGTGGATGCGGTGATCGAGGCGGTCGATCGACTGCGGGAGAACGGCTGTATCAAGCGCATCGGGTGCGTCGTCAACCACCTCACGACGGGCTTCGACAGCAACTGCATGGTCGTCTGGGACGTGCCCGACGACGAACTCGATACCTGGGGCGAGGCCGTCGGTTCGCTACCCTACGTCACGCTCTGCTATCACCGACCGCGCCGCCCGGACCAGGACTGGCCCTACAACCTCTTCACGATGATCCACGGCCGCGAAACCCCCGCAGTCGACGAGAAGATCGACGAACTCGCCGCCGACTACCTCCCGGTCGACCACGAACGGCTTTACTCGACGGAGACGCTGAAACAGACCGGCGCGCAGTACGACGAGATCGTCGGGGAATAG
- a CDS encoding MaoC family dehydratase, with the protein MVRYFEDIAVGDTREHGSYEVTEEEILEFAEQYDPQPFHTDPEAAEDTMFGALTASGWHTASMCMRLLVECMENAEWAFQGARGVDNLRWITPVRPGDELSIEYEVVEKRAGDRPDIGEVDSKLTGFRQDGDPVITWVGLGLLEKRSAGE; encoded by the coding sequence ATGGTCAGGTACTTCGAGGACATCGCGGTCGGTGACACGCGCGAACACGGGAGCTACGAGGTCACAGAGGAAGAGATCCTCGAGTTCGCCGAACAGTACGATCCCCAGCCGTTCCACACGGACCCCGAGGCCGCCGAGGACACGATGTTCGGCGCTCTCACCGCAAGCGGCTGGCACACCGCCTCGATGTGCATGCGCCTGCTGGTCGAGTGTATGGAAAACGCCGAGTGGGCCTTCCAGGGGGCCCGCGGCGTGGACAACCTCCGCTGGATAACGCCCGTCAGACCCGGCGACGAACTCTCGATCGAGTACGAAGTCGTCGAGAAACGCGCGGGCGACCGCCCCGACATCGGCGAGGTCGACAGCAAACTGACCGGCTTCAGGCAGGACGGCGATCCCGTCATCACGTGGGTCGGCCTGGGACTGCTCGAGAAGCGGTCGGCCGGCGAGTAG
- a CDS encoding anthranilate phosphoribosyltransferase, which produces MTQASQQFGEWPLKRLMTEVVGSGHKSAEDMDRGQAREAFQRILAGEPDHTTLGAFWLANRWKRNTPEELAAYTDVMREESVEVAAPDADPVDCGANYDGKHSTAILGVAAGAVAAAAGTPVVVHSGDRVPTQKLDAYKHVLDELGVRTELDPAESADMVDETGFGFYYQPAFNPAIDDLWERRDMMGVRSFVNTVETLANPADADVHLGSFYHLAFAEKIVDTFRHVESQDVSRVLMFQGQEGYDDIRPGSTVVAEWSEGAELQDFEIETGAYGMDFAGEDLEVDDVAADSASITEAVLTGERDDQFADAVAVNAALRMYAREDVDDLETGLDVARETIQSGDAAAVLEDLRAF; this is translated from the coding sequence ATGACACAGGCGAGCCAGCAGTTCGGCGAATGGCCGCTCAAGCGACTGATGACCGAGGTCGTCGGCTCCGGCCACAAGTCCGCCGAGGACATGGACCGCGGACAGGCCCGCGAGGCGTTCCAGCGCATCCTGGCCGGCGAACCCGACCACACGACGCTCGGCGCGTTCTGGCTGGCAAACCGCTGGAAGCGCAACACCCCCGAGGAACTGGCCGCTTACACCGACGTCATGCGCGAGGAGTCGGTCGAAGTCGCCGCCCCCGACGCCGACCCCGTCGACTGCGGGGCCAACTACGACGGCAAACACTCGACGGCGATCCTCGGCGTCGCCGCCGGCGCAGTCGCGGCCGCGGCCGGGACTCCCGTCGTCGTCCACTCGGGCGATCGGGTCCCGACGCAGAAACTGGACGCGTACAAGCACGTCCTCGACGAACTGGGCGTCCGGACGGAACTCGACCCCGCCGAGAGCGCGGACATGGTCGACGAGACCGGCTTCGGGTTCTACTACCAGCCGGCGTTCAATCCCGCGATCGACGACCTCTGGGAGCGCCGGGACATGATGGGCGTGCGCTCGTTCGTCAACACCGTCGAGACGCTGGCGAACCCGGCCGACGCCGACGTCCACCTCGGCAGTTTCTACCACCTCGCCTTCGCCGAGAAGATCGTCGACACCTTCCGCCACGTGGAGTCCCAGGACGTGTCCCGGGTGCTGATGTTCCAGGGCCAGGAGGGGTACGACGACATCCGCCCGGGTTCGACCGTGGTCGCTGAGTGGTCCGAAGGGGCGGAGTTGCAGGACTTCGAGATCGAGACCGGCGCGTACGGGATGGACTTCGCGGGCGAGGACCTGGAGGTCGACGACGTCGCGGCGGACTCGGCGTCGATCACGGAGGCCGTCCTCACCGGCGAGCGCGACGACCAGTTCGCCGACGCGGTGGCCGTCAACGCGGCGCTGCGAATGTACGCTCGCGAGGACGTGGACGACCTGGAGACGGGCCTCGACGTCGCGCGCGAGACCATCCAGAGCGGTGACGCCGCGGCGGTGCTCGAGGACCTGCGCGCGTTCTAA
- a CDS encoding RAD55 family ATPase gives MGDQATPSGRLSTGVDLLDSGLGGGVPTGSLVAVSALPRAQSEPLLYAMAAANSTRYLSTLRPAEEVSDVLAKTVAVGPDDLDVDVRGVDGDEVLGDPEEFLCGLDANSLVVLDPTTELEQGDRIRYREFLDTCKRALRMTDSVGLFHCHENTPSVLRRGMTLARADQVWDVRMDVVDREVRTCLAVTKVRGGTPLGVLDLAFDGEGVRAAVARD, from the coding sequence ATGGGTGACCAAGCAACGCCGAGCGGCCGACTCTCGACGGGGGTCGACCTGCTCGACAGCGGTCTCGGTGGGGGCGTGCCGACGGGGAGTCTCGTCGCGGTGTCCGCGCTACCGCGAGCGCAGAGCGAACCCCTCCTCTACGCGATGGCGGCCGCGAACTCGACGCGGTACCTCTCGACGCTGCGACCGGCCGAGGAGGTCAGCGACGTGCTCGCGAAGACGGTGGCAGTCGGGCCGGACGACCTCGACGTGGACGTGCGCGGCGTCGACGGCGACGAGGTGCTCGGCGACCCCGAGGAGTTCCTGTGCGGCCTCGACGCCAACTCGCTCGTGGTGCTCGACCCGACGACCGAACTCGAACAGGGCGACCGGATCCGATACCGCGAATTTCTGGACACCTGCAAACGGGCGCTGCGGATGACCGACAGCGTCGGGCTCTTTCACTGCCACGAGAACACCCCGTCGGTACTCCGGCGGGGCATGACCCTCGCGCGGGCCGACCAGGTCTGGGACGTGCGGATGGACGTGGTCGACCGGGAGGTCCGGACCTGCCTCGCGGTCACCAAAGTCCGGGGCGGGACGCCGCTCGGCGTCCTGGACCTGGCCTTCGACGGGGAGGGCGTGCGCGCCGCCGTCGCCCGGGACTAA